From Slackia heliotrinireducens DSM 20476:
AGAACGTGAAGAGAAAGTCGTGTTCGAACGCCCGAAGTCGCTGCTGCCCGTTGTCACGAACTTCTGCCCCGGCTGCACGCACGGCATCGTCATCCGTCTGGTCGCCGAGGTCATCGACGAGCTCGGCATCGAGGGCCAGACCATCGGCATCGCCCCCGTCGGCTGCTCGGTCATGGCATACGATTTCTTCGCCTGCGACATGATCGAAGCCGCCCACGGCCGCGCGCCCGCAGTGGCCACCGCCGTCAAGCGCGTGAACCCTGACAATGTGGTGTTCGCCTATCAGGGCGACGGCGACCTGGCCAGCATCGGCATGGCCGAAACCGTGCATGCGGCAACCCGCGGCGAGAAGATCACCGTCATCTTCATCAACAACGCGATCTACGGCATGACCGGCGGCCAGATGGCCCCTACCAGCCTGCCCAACCAGATTACGCAGACCTCCCCGTACGGCCGCGACGTCTCCAGCGCCGGCTACCCCGTGCGCGTCTGCGAGATGCTGTCCACCCTGGACGGCGTCGCCTACCTGGAGCGCGTCTGCTGCGATTCGCCCAAGAACATCCGCAAGGCGAAGCGCGCCATCAAGAAGGCGTTCCAGAACCAGATCGACGGTGTCGGCTACTCTCTGGTCGAAGTAGTTTCCACCTGCCCCACCAACTGGGGTATGACGCCGACGGACGCGTTCAAGTGGATGGACGAGAACATGCTGCCCTACTACCCGCTGGGCGTGTACCGCGACGTGAAGGCCGAAGGCTTCGCCAACGCCGCTGAAGCAGCGGCGGCCCGCGCCGTCGACTGCCCCATCGTGGTCGACAACCTGTCGGAAGAACTGCGTGGAGCCATCTCGTCGAAGGCTGCAGTGCAGGATGCCATGAACAAGGCTCAGGGAGGTGCGCAATAATGGAAGAGATGCGCGTCGTTTTGGCCGGCTTCGGCGGCCAGGGCCTGCTGTTTGCAGGCAAGGTCATGGCCCATGCGGCCCTGATCGACAACCACGAGGTCTCGTGGCTGCCATCCTACGGCCCCGAAATGCGTGGCGGCACCGCCAACTGCTCCGTCATCATCTCCGACGACCCCATCGGGTCTCCCCTGGTGACCGATCCCACCGTGCTGATCGCCATGAACCAGCCCAGCGTGGATAAGTTCATCGACGAGGTCGTCCCCGGCGGCATCGTGCTTATCGACGAGTCGCTGGTGAACCATGTTCCCGAGCGTGACGACGTCAAGATCTTCACGCTGAACGCCACCAAGATGGCCGAAGAGGCGGGGCTGAAAGGCCTGGCCAACATCGTGCTGGTGGGCAAACTGTTCGCCGAAACCAGCTTCTGCTCTGCGGAAACCCTGGAGGAAGCCATCCGCCACGTGGTTCCCGCCCGCAAAGCGGCATACGTTCAGAAGAACATCGACGCCGTCAAGCTGGGCGCCCAGGCGTAATAGGAACCACCCGAAGCGTAATCGAAAGGCAGGTCGCACGACCTGCCTTTTTTCGTCCTGCCGCTACCCCGCCCATTGCCCAATGGCCAGGCAACGCCTCCTTTACCATGGTTGCAGCACACAACCGACGAAAGGACGACCATGGGAATCCTCGGAAGCTTTTTGGCAGCAAAATCGGGCAGCAACGCAGGCGACCACTTCGACGTGTTCTACAGGCGGACCTTCGGCGAGCCCATGTCCGCCGAAGCCAAACAGGCCATCAGCTCGGCCGTAACCGTCATCCAATCCCATATCGGAACAGGCAGGCGTGGCGAGCAATACGGCGCAGAGATGCTTTCTGACTGCATCGACTCGTATGTCCGCGCAGTTGGCAGCAACGAGGACAAGCGAAGCTCCGGCATTATGTACCTCATGGGAATCTGCACGAATTCCAACAACCAGGTTTTGCGCGGCTACGACTGGGCGGCGCAAGTCATCATGCTGAAGGCGGCCCAATACTGCCCCAGCCTTTTCTGATGTTGAAGCGCGGATTCG
This genomic window contains:
- a CDS encoding thiamine pyrophosphate-dependent enzyme, whose amino-acid sequence is MEEREEKVVFERPKSLLPVVTNFCPGCTHGIVIRLVAEVIDELGIEGQTIGIAPVGCSVMAYDFFACDMIEAAHGRAPAVATAVKRVNPDNVVFAYQGDGDLASIGMAETVHAATRGEKITVIFINNAIYGMTGGQMAPTSLPNQITQTSPYGRDVSSAGYPVRVCEMLSTLDGVAYLERVCCDSPKNIRKAKRAIKKAFQNQIDGVGYSLVEVVSTCPTNWGMTPTDAFKWMDENMLPYYPLGVYRDVKAEGFANAAEAAAARAVDCPIVVDNLSEELRGAISSKAAVQDAMNKAQGGAQ
- a CDS encoding 2-oxoacid:acceptor oxidoreductase family protein, which translates into the protein MEEMRVVLAGFGGQGLLFAGKVMAHAALIDNHEVSWLPSYGPEMRGGTANCSVIISDDPIGSPLVTDPTVLIAMNQPSVDKFIDEVVPGGIVLIDESLVNHVPERDDVKIFTLNATKMAEEAGLKGLANIVLVGKLFAETSFCSAETLEEAIRHVVPARKAAYVQKNIDAVKLGAQA